The following are encoded together in the Candidatus Omnitrophota bacterium genome:
- a CDS encoding class I SAM-dependent methyltransferase, with translation MPDNSRKQEILAKESPDFLSYSRLYFWWKKNRVICDIVRRELKSRNIKDILDLGCGMGDDIFCLDSKYGAEYGLTFSGVDKNAEKIEFCEARKDFRGDGNVRFSVGDVTKLELKDSSCDLVICSEVIEHLTRPLDAIKEIKRVLKNNGVAVISTPNESNPMMKVRRSLWFLKSPKAEIVDTSDAGHISVSGLNDWVGVFRGEGFKIEKICRGSLLFGGHQIDPHRALFLFVLFFDMVLDLLPFGKNWSENIIFCLRKR, from the coding sequence ATGCCGGATAATTCGCGCAAGCAAGAGATATTGGCTAAAGAGAGCCCCGATTTCTTAAGTTATTCGCGGCTCTATTTTTGGTGGAAGAAGAACAGGGTGATCTGCGATATTGTGCGCCGGGAATTGAAAAGCCGGAATATAAAAGATATCCTGGACCTGGGATGCGGCATGGGCGACGACATCTTTTGCCTGGACTCCAAATACGGCGCCGAATACGGTTTAACATTCAGCGGGGTCGATAAAAATGCCGAAAAGATAGAGTTTTGTGAGGCGCGGAAGGATTTCAGGGGAGACGGTAATGTAAGATTCAGCGTCGGGGATGTAACTAAACTGGAACTAAAGGATTCCTCATGCGACTTAGTGATCTGTTCCGAGGTGATAGAGCATTTAACCCGGCCGTTGGACGCGATCAAGGAGATAAAAAGGGTCCTTAAAAATAACGGGGTGGCCGTAATCAGCACGCCGAACGAATCCAATCCGATGATGAAAGTCAGGAGATCCTTATGGTTTTTGAAATCCCCAAAAGCCGAAATCGTGGATACTTCGGACGCCGGGCATATTTCGGTGTCCGGCTTGAATGATTGGGTAGGGGTCTTTAGGGGCGAAGGGTTTAAGATCGAGAAGATATGCAGGGGAAGCCTGCTTTTCGGGGGGCATCAAATCGATCCCCACAGGGCTTTATTTTTATTTGTCCTGTTTTTTGACATGGTCTTGGATCTCCTGCCTTTTGGAAAAAATTGGTCGGAAAATATCATCTTTTGCTTAAGGAAGAGATGA